Genomic DNA from Fimbriimonas ginsengisoli Gsoil 348:
GAGTCTGTCAGCGCCCGCGGCTTCTTCGTGTCGCACAGCACCACCGAGACCCCGTTGGGCACCGGCGCATAGGCGATATCGAGGGTTCGAGTGTCAAGGAACATCGCCCGCCCTTCCTTGCCCATTGCACTCGCCATCTGGTCCATGATGCCGCTGTTGACTCCCACGAACTGGTTCTCGCAGACCTGCCCCAGCTTAGCCAGCTCCCGATTGGTCAACCCAAGGCCGGCAAACATGTTCCAAACCACGCCAAACGCCATTTCGATCGCGGCGCTGCTGCTGACGCCGCTGCCGATTGGGATATCGCTATCGATGTAAGCCTCGATGTTCGGTAGCTCTCCATGCGAGCGCAAAGCCCATGCCATTCCGGCCGGGTACTTGGACCAAGAGGTCATTCCTCCACCCGGAACCACCGAGGATGCATCGAAGCTTTCGCCGTCGCCCATCTGCTTCGAAACCACGTGCGACTTTCCTTCAACCACGCGGGCCGCGATGTAGAGCCCACGATCGATCGCACCCGGGAAAACGAAGCCGTCGTTGTAATCCGTGTGCTCGCCGATCAAATTCACCCTTCCCGGAGCAATCCCGAAAAGGGTCGGCTCGTGGCCAAATCTCGCTAGGAAGAGCGCGCGGAGCTCGGAGTGAAACATAGCAGGAATTATGACGGCGGCAAGACGCCAGAATCCGAGCATGGTGCACTGCGAATTGCTCATCGACGGATTCTTTGTCGGCGGTCCGTGCGATCAGTCGGTCGGC
This window encodes:
- the galK gene encoding galactokinase; amino-acid sequence: MFHSELRALFLARFGHEPTLFGIAPGRVNLIGEHTDYNDGFVFPGAIDRGLYIAARVVEGKSHVVSKQMGDGESFDASSVVPGGGMTSWSKYPAGMAWALRSHGELPNIEAYIDSDIPIGSGVSSSAAIEMAFGVVWNMFAGLGLTNRELAKLGQVCENQFVGVNSGIMDQMASAMGKEGRAMFLDTRTLDIAYAPVPNGVSVVLCDTKKPRALTDSAYNERRSQCEEASQILGVSKLRDADVADLEGAKPKMSDVVYRRARHVITENERCIQFKEALDAGELEKAGKLMRASHVSLRDDYEVSCRELDEMADAAAAAPGCIGARMTGAGFGGACVALVHDESLEVFRAATLSAYDKATGLGGEAMACCLVDGARIVSSLP